A part of Acidobacteriota bacterium genomic DNA contains:
- a CDS encoding cytochrome c oxidase subunit 3, producing MATMPATLELDKKHGGGGPGLPPGRGDGNGGGSNDGAPDFRERLRRYRLGMVVGLIAVSMLFIALTSAYIVRQGASTIDPDTGFYSNDWRPMTLPLAALGLNTALLLFSSIALDLARRSLKRQYAIAAAVGDSQTTDPPWLPAAVVLGIGFLVGQVLVWNQLRAHGVYMSSNPSSSFFYVLTVLHAIHLAGGMVALLYAEMTALLHRSVARRLLVVDVTSIYWHFMAVLWVYIFALLQFLK from the coding sequence ATGGCGACCATGCCAGCGACACTGGAACTCGACAAGAAGCACGGTGGTGGCGGTCCGGGGCTGCCTCCCGGGCGCGGTGACGGCAATGGTGGCGGCAGCAATGACGGTGCTCCGGATTTCCGTGAACGCTTGCGGCGTTACCGGCTGGGTATGGTCGTCGGCCTGATCGCGGTGAGCATGCTTTTCATCGCGCTGACCAGCGCCTACATCGTGCGCCAGGGTGCCTCGACCATCGATCCGGACACTGGCTTTTATAGCAATGACTGGCGGCCGATGACGCTTCCGCTCGCCGCACTCGGCCTGAACACGGCGCTGCTGCTGTTCTCCAGCATCGCACTCGACCTGGCGCGCCGCAGCCTGAAGCGACAGTATGCGATCGCCGCGGCCGTAGGTGACAGCCAGACGACCGATCCCCCGTGGCTGCCGGCAGCCGTCGTACTGGGCATCGGTTTCCTGGTCGGACAGGTCTTGGTCTGGAACCAGCTGCGCGCCCATGGCGTGTACATGTCTTCGAACCCGTCCAGTTCGTTCTTCTATGTTCTGACCGTGCTCCACGCGATCCACCTTGCGGGCGGCATGGTCGCGTTGCTCTACGCCGAAATGACGGCGCTGCTGCATCGCAGCGTCGCCCGCCGGCTGCTGGTCGTGGACGTGACTTCGATCTATTGGCACTTCATGGCAGTCCTGTGGGTTTACATCTTCGCGTTGTTGCAGTTCTTGAAATGA
- a CDS encoding cbb3-type cytochrome c oxidase subunit I, which produces MAEHTEHATHEHAAPTGFIRKYVFSLDHKVIGIQYYFLALASVFIGMLLSLLMRIHLIWPGAHIPILGEIKPEMYLTLLTMHGTFMVFFVLTTAPQSGFGNYFLPIQIGAPDMAFPVLNMLSFWTTFVSFLVMIAAFFVEGGAPLHGWTGYAPLSAIPSAGPGETLGADLWIISIAIFCVASLMGALNFITTVLDLRCKGMSLMRMPLTCWAWFVTAILALLAFGVLLSAGILLLADRNLGTSFFVPGGLVVNGTQVMHKGGSPLLWQHLFWFFGHPEVYIAILPGMGVASQLLSTFSRKPIFGYKAMVYAIVGIGVLGFFVWGHHMFMSGLSPYSAFAFSLMTMAIGVPSAIKTFNWLGTIWRGRVQFHSPMLFAVGFVSLFVSGGLSGPFLAQPLLDIYLHDTFFVVAHFHLIMGVAAIFGIFAATYYWFPKMFGRMMNEPMAQAHFWLTLIGTYAIFMPMHYEGMAARPRRYSQLTEVAWLHDLMPVERFVTYAAIITIAAQFIFVVNLFWSMFKGKPASDNPWNATTLEWTTTTPPPHDNFAGATPVVHHGPYEYSVPGAPNDFVMQNDPTPHGGHVSKEDKPLAAE; this is translated from the coding sequence ATGGCGGAACACACCGAACACGCGACGCATGAGCACGCAGCGCCGACGGGTTTCATCCGCAAGTACGTCTTCAGCCTCGACCATAAGGTCATCGGCATCCAGTACTACTTCCTCGCGCTGGCTTCGGTGTTCATCGGCATGCTGCTGTCACTGCTGATGCGCATCCACCTGATCTGGCCCGGAGCGCACATTCCGATCCTGGGCGAGATCAAGCCGGAGATGTACCTCACGCTGTTGACCATGCACGGCACCTTCATGGTGTTCTTCGTGCTGACGACCGCACCGCAGTCGGGATTCGGGAATTACTTCTTGCCCATCCAGATCGGGGCTCCCGACATGGCATTCCCCGTCTTGAACATGCTCTCGTTCTGGACGACCTTTGTTTCCTTCCTCGTGATGATCGCAGCCTTCTTCGTCGAGGGCGGCGCGCCGCTCCATGGCTGGACCGGATATGCGCCGCTGAGCGCCATCCCCTCCGCCGGTCCCGGCGAAACGCTCGGCGCCGACCTCTGGATCATCTCCATCGCCATCTTCTGTGTCGCCTCGTTGATGGGCGCGCTGAACTTCATCACTACTGTCCTCGATCTCCGCTGCAAGGGCATGTCGCTGATGCGTATGCCGCTTACCTGCTGGGCGTGGTTCGTCACCGCTATCCTCGCGCTGCTCGCCTTCGGCGTGCTGCTCTCCGCCGGCATCCTGCTGCTCGCCGACCGCAACCTTGGCACTAGCTTCTTCGTTCCGGGTGGGCTGGTTGTCAATGGGACGCAGGTCATGCACAAGGGCGGCTCGCCACTGCTGTGGCAGCACTTGTTCTGGTTCTTTGGACACCCTGAGGTTTACATCGCCATTCTGCCGGGCATGGGAGTCGCGTCGCAGCTGCTCTCTACTTTCTCGCGCAAGCCGATCTTCGGCTACAAGGCGATGGTGTATGCCATCGTGGGTATCGGGGTTCTCGGCTTCTTTGTGTGGGGACACCACATGTTCATGAGCGGCCTGAGCCCCTACTCCGCCTTCGCTTTCTCGCTGATGACCATGGCCATCGGCGTCCCCTCCGCCATCAAGACCTTCAATTGGCTCGGCACCATCTGGCGCGGACGCGTGCAGTTCCACTCCCCGATGCTGTTCGCCGTTGGCTTCGTCTCGCTCTTCGTTTCGGGTGGGCTCAGCGGACCTTTCCTGGCCCAGCCACTGCTCGACATCTACTTGCACGACACATTCTTTGTGGTCGCCCACTTCCACCTCATCATGGGCGTGGCCGCTATCTTCGGCATCTTTGCCGCGACCTACTATTGGTTCCCCAAGATGTTCGGGCGCATGATGAACGAGCCTATGGCGCAGGCCCACTTCTGGCTCACGCTCATCGGCACCTACGCCATCTTCATGCCGATGCACTACGAAGGCATGGCGGCGCGTCCGCGACGCTACTCGCAACTCACCGAGGTCGCATGGCTACATGACCTGATGCCGGTGGAGAGGTTCGTCACTTACGCGGCGATCATCACCATCGCGGCGCAGTTTATCTTCGTCGTGAACCTCTTTTGGTCGATGTTCAAGGGGAAACCGGCCAGCGACAATCCGTGGAACGCGACCACGCTGGAGTGGACCACTACCACCCCGCCACCACACGACAATTTTGCCGGCGCAACGCCAGTCGTCCATCACGGCCCGTATGAATACTCGGTGCCCGGCGCTCCGAACGACTTCGTGATGCAGAACGATCCAACCCCTCACGGCGGCCATGTCTCCAAGGAAGACAAGCCGCTGGCGGCGGAGTAG
- a CDS encoding cytochrome C oxidase subunit IV family protein gives MEIAQQQHADTHAESKAVYFYVWGALLALTVVEIALAYDQVFAPLHMLIVLMALSLVKSVLIIGWFMHLKGETRVMQWVLMGSLIICLMLMFVFFVDAERIITLGTGR, from the coding sequence ATGGAGATCGCCCAGCAACAGCACGCGGACACCCACGCCGAGAGCAAAGCCGTCTACTTCTATGTCTGGGGAGCGCTGCTCGCCTTGACCGTGGTCGAGATCGCGCTCGCCTATGACCAGGTCTTCGCTCCGCTGCACATGCTGATCGTATTGATGGCCCTCTCACTCGTGAAATCAGTGCTCATCATCGGTTGGTTCATGCACCTGAAGGGCGAAACGCGCGTGATGCAGTGGGTACTGATGGGCTCACTGATTATCTGCCTCATGCTTATGTTCGTGTTCTTCGTCGACGCGGAGCGCATCATCACGCTGGGTACTGGACGATGA
- the pdxS gene encoding pyridoxal 5'-phosphate synthase lyase subunit PdxS, translating into MSEKNGNTGLRLKTGLAEMLKGGVIMDVTDARQAEIAQKSGAVAVMALERVPAQIRAEGGVARMASPKKIREIMETVSIPVMAKCRIGHFAEAQILQELGVDYIDESEVLTPADEAHHVDKHAFKTPFVCGARNLGEALRRIAEGAAMIRTKGEAGTGDVVHAVKHLREITGQMKALTVLSEQELYAAAKELQAPYELVKMVAKAGKLPVPNFSAGGIATPADAALVRQLGAEAVFVGSGIFMNDPTSFCDPAEAERRARAIVRASTHFDDPKVLLEVSNDLAGAMKGLAVAALAEADLLQKRGW; encoded by the coding sequence ATGTCCGAGAAAAACGGAAATACCGGCTTGCGCTTGAAGACCGGCCTGGCCGAGATGCTCAAAGGCGGCGTGATCATGGACGTGACCGACGCCCGCCAGGCTGAGATCGCGCAGAAGTCTGGCGCGGTTGCCGTGATGGCGCTCGAGCGGGTTCCAGCGCAGATCCGTGCCGAGGGCGGCGTGGCGCGCATGGCCTCTCCCAAGAAGATCCGCGAGATCATGGAGACCGTCTCCATCCCGGTGATGGCCAAGTGCCGTATCGGCCACTTCGCCGAGGCGCAGATCTTGCAAGAACTCGGCGTGGATTACATCGACGAATCAGAAGTCCTCACGCCGGCCGACGAAGCGCACCACGTGGATAAGCACGCCTTTAAGACGCCGTTCGTTTGCGGCGCGCGCAACCTGGGCGAGGCGCTGCGCCGCATCGCGGAAGGCGCGGCGATGATCCGCACTAAGGGCGAGGCCGGTACCGGCGACGTAGTCCACGCAGTGAAGCACCTGCGTGAGATCACCGGCCAGATGAAGGCACTCACCGTCCTGAGCGAGCAGGAACTGTACGCGGCGGCGAAGGAGCTCCAGGCGCCTTACGAACTGGTGAAGATGGTTGCAAAAGCGGGCAAGCTCCCCGTCCCGAATTTCTCCGCCGGCGGCATTGCCACGCCGGCTGACGCGGCGCTGGTCCGCCAACTCGGCGCGGAGGCGGTCTTTGTCGGCTCCGGCATCTTCATGAACGACCCCACGAGCTTCTGTGACCCGGCGGAAGCCGAGCGTCGCGCCCGCGCCATCGTGCGCGCGAGCACACACTTCGATGATCCCAAAGTCCTGCTCGAGGTCTCGAACGATCTCGCGGGCGCGATGAAGGGCCTGGCCGTCGCGGCGCTCGCCGAAGCCGACCTGTTGCAGAAGCGCGGCTGGTAG
- the pdxT gene encoding pyridoxal 5'-phosphate synthase glutaminase subunit PdxT, with protein sequence MTVGVLAIQGDFEAHARVLEKLGVQVRFVRKPEQLDEVDALIIPGGESTTFLNFLAENDFLEKLREFVRTKPTFGTCAGAILLAKDVENPTQQNLGAIDIAIRRNAYGRQNESFVANVETTLGPLELVFIRAPKITRVGAGVEVLATENNDPVLVRQGKTLAATFHPELSASTRVHEEFLKMARNGAK encoded by the coding sequence ATGACCGTCGGCGTACTAGCGATCCAGGGTGATTTTGAAGCGCACGCGCGCGTGCTGGAGAAGCTCGGCGTCCAGGTGCGCTTCGTCCGCAAGCCGGAGCAGCTCGACGAAGTAGACGCGCTCATCATCCCCGGCGGCGAATCGACTACCTTCCTGAATTTTCTTGCTGAGAACGACTTCCTTGAGAAGCTGCGTGAGTTCGTCCGCACCAAGCCTACGTTCGGCACGTGCGCGGGCGCGATCCTGTTGGCGAAGGACGTGGAGAATCCAACCCAGCAAAATCTGGGAGCCATCGACATTGCCATCCGGCGCAACGCCTACGGCCGCCAGAACGAAAGTTTTGTTGCCAACGTTGAAACGACTCTGGGGCCACTCGAGTTAGTCTTCATCCGCGCGCCGAAGATCACACGTGTCGGCGCCGGAGTGGAAGTCCTCGCCACCGAGAACAACGATCCGGTGCTTGTCCGCCAAGGCAAGACATTAGCCGCGACGTTCCATCCCGAACTTTCCGCCAGCACGCGCGTGCACGAAGAATTCCTGAAGATGGCGCGCAACGGCGCGAAGTAA
- the coxB gene encoding cytochrome c oxidase subunit II translates to MALLFVIWLITLASSWFFFAKTWWMPAGASAAAAGIDRQFAITYALMGIVFLAAQLALGLFVWKYRDKQAMKAHYSHGDTGLEMIWTVLTAILFIGLNLAGAKAWSEQRFQPAAPDAIKVEVTAVQFAWYFRYPGPDGKFAKVNPAEIDASAGNEAAIGVDTTDPAAKDDIVVGTMVVPVNREVEVLLRAQDVIHSFYIPAMRFKQDAVPGLIIPMHFRPTAIGEYEFACAELCGLGHYKMHGILRVVSQQDYDTWLVGREAEKAAQ, encoded by the coding sequence TTGGCACTGCTGTTCGTCATCTGGCTGATCACCCTGGCCAGTTCATGGTTCTTCTTCGCTAAAACCTGGTGGATGCCCGCAGGCGCATCGGCGGCGGCGGCCGGGATCGACCGGCAGTTCGCCATCACTTACGCCCTGATGGGGATCGTCTTTCTTGCCGCCCAGCTCGCGCTGGGCCTTTTTGTTTGGAAGTATCGCGACAAGCAGGCTATGAAGGCGCACTACAGTCACGGTGATACCGGTCTCGAAATGATTTGGACGGTCCTCACCGCCATCCTTTTCATAGGACTGAACCTTGCCGGCGCGAAGGCGTGGAGTGAGCAGCGCTTCCAGCCGGCGGCGCCAGACGCGATCAAGGTGGAGGTCACCGCTGTGCAGTTCGCCTGGTACTTCCGTTATCCGGGGCCGGATGGGAAGTTCGCCAAGGTGAACCCGGCGGAGATCGACGCTTCCGCCGGCAACGAGGCAGCCATCGGCGTGGATACCACTGATCCCGCGGCCAAGGATGACATCGTCGTCGGTACGATGGTGGTGCCGGTGAACCGCGAGGTAGAAGTTTTGTTGCGGGCACAGGACGTGATCCACAGCTTTTATATTCCCGCCATGCGCTTCAAGCAGGATGCAGTCCCCGGCCTGATCATCCCCATGCACTTCCGGCCGACCGCGATCGGCGAATACGAGTTCGCCTGCGCTGAGCTGTGCGGCCTCGGACATTACAAGATGCACGGCATCTTGAGAGTAGTGAGCCAACAGGATTACGACACGTGGCTGGTAGGGCGCGAAGCGGAAAAGGCAGCGCAGTAG